The Anoplopoma fimbria isolate UVic2021 breed Golden Eagle Sablefish chromosome 9, Afim_UVic_2022, whole genome shotgun sequence genome contains the following window.
cgAACCTCTCCCCTTTCCCCTTCCCCCTCAGCGCCTGGCTGCCATACAGATAAAACCCCAGCCAGGCCACCCACAGCAGCGCTGATGCCAGACTGGACAGGAAGAGCCAGACGGCGTTGCACTTCCATCTccgtttctccctctctccttctctgtcttcttcactcccacctcctccctctgccccCATCTCTCCTCCACACAGCACAACCCCCAAGGAAAGCCCCATGGCAATGAGCAGCAGCCCCAGGGTGTAGCTGCATGTCAGAGCAAAGTCTAAAGGGGGATATTCGCAGGCAGGGTGACCCTCCCTAACTACAGTCAGCAAGACCCATTCAGCAGAGATGATCCCCTGAACCAAGGCCAAGGCCAGACCGAGCGCTGCCAACGAGCTCCCCGAAGGGCTCGTCTCGCCAGCCACCAGCCTCCTGAGCCTCACGCCCTGCACGAGCAAGCTGGAGAAGCAGAGGGCAAAGAGGGGCCCCCAGAAGGCCCTGCGGACCACACAGAGCGCCTGGTTCTTCCCCACCAAGAAAgccagagagatggagaagatcCCGAGGAGCGTGCCcaggagcaggagaagagggCCCATGCCGGAGCGCCTGGCGGGATCAGAAATGAAGCGTAGCTTGACCAGCAGGAGCACAGCGAGGACCAGGGAGGCCACGCCGCCGCTGCAGGCCACGGCCTCCAGGACCACACCCCAGACTGACTCCAGGTCACAGAGCACCCTGTACGGAGGGTCCACATCCACGCTGCACCCccgaggaggaggggaggggtgggATGAGCCATAGCCAATCAGTGACAGGAGGCAGATGATGACAGGGCTGACGGCCATCttagagagacagagcagaaaATAATGTAGTGATGGGGAGAAAGGTACAGAGAGAGATATGATACTGTGAGGAGAGAGGCAGGAGGGTGAATGTCGTGATGAATTACTGTCTGTTAGTGAATACAGTACCTTCATGAGTcacaacagacagaaaaaaaacagcactcaATATATATTAAGATCAAATAATAACAGagattaatatgtttttgtctctctctctctctctctctctcacacacacacacacaaacacacactcatgcactcaCAGCACAGAATAGAACTGCTTTTAGTGCTGGGCAATAGTTTCCATGGGAACGGGAAACAGCGTGGGCTGACTACATCACATACTGGGCTTTTGAGAAGTAGAGTTTCAGCACCCAAGAGCACAGAGAAATGCACGagcatgcgcacacacacatgcacacgcacaatGTTTGTACTTACTGAGGACCTTGGTCGACATAATGCATCACAACAGCCCTAACAGGAGCCTTGTTTTAACCTTTCCCCTAATATCAAGTTATAACCCTCAAACTGTGAATGAAGATAATGTTCTcgcttttaaaaacatcacatcactgttaaggtCTGAAACTCAACTTGGTCCCTAACAAGGGTAGTAAAGGAACAAACGCACATGCAAAATACCACAACATTAAAAAGATTTAACTCTTTTATCAAACTTACCTCAGATAAATTGTTGACTTGAAATCTTGATTATTGACAGGTAAGGTGCATCATCATTTTCCAGTCTGCACCCCTTCAACTATAGTccaagtatttttattttatttataatcccAGTTAATGAAGTCCTcgaggcagcagaaacaaaacgGTTTCCATTTTGTCCCTTATGTGGCTTACAGCTCCCACTGTTTGTAAGAACAAAACAGCTCACTTTGTGAGACCAGTAatgtcctgctgctgcagtgacacGTCCGGCTGCTCCGAGAAGAAGAATCCACAATTATGATGCATGCCTTGATACTTCACACACCCACATAGTCAAATATATCTtccatctctctttcactcttctctctcgctccctctgtcctcctctttctATTCATTCTGTCTGCACGTCTGCGTTTCTCTCTGCCTGCTTCACGCTGAATCTGCGGAGGTGTCAACAGAGACGCAATCCCAGCTTTACCTCTGTGCTCCCACACATGGGAAGTATGATTTGCTGGTGCACCTGTCTAAACAGGAAGAAAATGGGAAATAAAGTACAGTACATAAGCGAGGTAATTAACAGCCAATCCAGTATTTGTCACTTGTTTGAACATCTTGGTGTTGTTTCGTGCTCACAGGCTCACTCATCTTCCTCATACACAGAGCTGGAGATTCATCTTTAGTCACCAGATTGGACCAAAACAAATGGAGGTCTCTTCAGCAGTAAGATGTCCGTTGACGGCATGTGTTGCAAAGTGAAGATGGGCTTTGGAAGTAGAGGGTCAGATGGTCAATCTAACCACAGGCAAGCCTTTTGGCCACATGGCCGTCCTAGTAGAGAGTTACGTAACACCCGTGATTCAGCCAAGTCTTCCTTGATCGTGGAGTAATCTCCTCCCCCGTGAGATGGCTTCATGTGGGGTTGGAGAGCAACACgacaagaggaaaaagaacaTGACAGCGACCGTACCAGCCAGCTAATCGAGTCAATTTGgatcagtgagagagagattgatgCTGACAGACACTCGTGAGCTCAGTGACAGATAGAGGCCAAACATAGGAGCAGCCAAAGCTGGAGGACAGGAGTGCACACCTCCATCCCACTGTGTCAGTCAAGACAGTCTAATCCAGAGAGGGATAGAGTTTTGGTTGGTGATAGCCAAAGAATGGAGTGATGTTGGCCAGCCGTCTCTCATTGTTTCCAATCTCTGTGCTAAACTAAGTTTAGCTAACAGCTGGCTCTAGTTACAGATCAATCAAACTCTCATCACGAAAGAAAAGGAGTGCatctcccaaaatgtcaaactattcctttactCTTATTACGTTTAGACAACAAATTCTTTGATTATATTCAGAAAAAATTAAGTCTCAGGAGGGTCCGAGGGTTTTTAATAGATCTGGTTCTGAGCCCACACTTCTGATTTGCCTTGAGAGAGAAACTGAATGTCTGCCATCCTCTCACAGCCATCACTCTCTGATATCTCTGTCTGCCTCGGGTATTTATAAACCATGAACCTTAATTACAAATCACTGCCTTCAACAACTTTGGGAAACCACCTCAGACTCAGCTGGAGTTTGATGTCAGAGACAAAAGAAGACAGAGGTGGAAGACAACAGGGCAGAAAAATGATGACTAACTCAGGGCATCGGTCCTAATCCGTGTAATCCAGTGGTTACTATGGTCACAGTCTAATAGTGCCTTGTTAAGTATGGCCCATCCCATAATCCCATTTTGATCCCACCTTAGGTCCCTCCTCACACGGCCACATACAgatcacacacagagggaagtTCACAAAGGGAGGCTTGTTGGGGTGGATCTGCATGTGATGACTCAGCAACATCTTACTTCACATGGAGTTAAAAGCATCCACAGCTGGAGGTCTGTAGTTGTCAGCCATGGCTGTGAGGCAGCACAGGACAGATTGCCTTGCCCAAGGGCATCAATTATTAAGTGGACTTTAAGTGTGTCTGATTTATCATTAGAGGCAAGTCTCCAGTGGTTTGATGTCCTTTTTGGGGGGTGCAAGGgtctttttaaacatcttaTTTTCAGTAACAGTTCAGACCAGGTATTAAACAGGTCAATGTaggaggtggtggtgtgtgAGCTAAAGGGCTGCAGCTCACAGTCTGTTGGCTCTATCTGCTGTCCACTTGGAGAACTGCAGTAAACTTGGGTCTGAGgtcttaaatattaaatggGACAttgttcagctttgtttttagCCAAGTGGACAATCAGCATAGAGAGGACCACACTTATACTTTGGGAGATAATTAAAATGGTTAGTCCAAAGGTtacatcttttttaaattttccaCCACTTCCTGTTCCTTTGTTTTGCAGAATTAAAGATTGTTTAATGGGGGCTAACCCCACCAGCACTACTCATAGACATTATGACCCAATCCAAATGTCCCCCTAAGACCATAAGCCCTGAACCCTCGGGGACTTTACTGACCTCACCTGGTAAATGGTTGAGTGTGAAAGGATGCAAGGGCTTGAAATGGTATAAATAAGAATGGGACAGCACTTAGCTGCGACATATCACATTAGATGacttcaaaatatgttttatacagtcctggctttttattttacattgtttactgCCTGATTTAAAACGTCTACCGGGCTCTTGCCTTAAGAGAGGAGAGGTAAttgtcaaataatctatttactAGTTTTTGTCAAAGGTGTGTGATATAGcctatataagataagataagataagataatcctttattagtcccgcagcaggaaTGTCGCATTCCtctaatttcacttttttttatgtaccaTATTAAATCCTTAATGGTAATGTATCTGTAAGTTTAATATGCCAGGCTGAACACCCATTTGCTTTACTCCTTATttaccttgtttttttcttctggtaaACCATTGTTTAAcgcatagactgtgtataaggagtggacgtagtcaatgtgacgtcacccattggtttgtggactgctgttatgaagccttgagttcggcgatTTTGCCATCgccgtgttgttttttttggaaccaaTGAACAGAATTTATCATATTTGGACTTTGGAGGAGTTACGTAGAGACTCTGCAAAGGGCTCCACCCTAAAGCATAGCCTGCTTTATGgtatatttttctcttaatgggacaataatttactaaatgaacatcaaacTCTATTGAAGAAGACTAAAATAGAGATTGTGactataaactcatgttcacactgtttactgaggtaatacatttatctcagtaaacaaacacattctacTTTTTCTACTCAATGTCACCACTGGCTGAAGATGTGAGGGCCTCTTCCCCATTAAATACagcattcaatttaaaataaaggaaGAGGTTATCACAGAATAGATCTTTATCATAGCAGATATTTTGACATATAGCAGGTAGGATACAGGTTATTAATAGCTCCCCAATTAAGCATTCCCGTAGGCCAAGCCTGTGAGACAGCATACCTGGAATGCAGCCATGCTATTTCCACTGTGACATGTTAGAGTGTAGTCACATGTCAGGTTTGAGAAATGACATCTATATTGACAGAAGTGTTAGAAGTTTAAACCAAACAGCTATTagctattaaaataaaaaagattattatgCTTCATGGTTTGCTCATAAATGCTAACTGCTAAGAGTTACATTTTGGTCTCaactatatttttctttcttaaggGAAAATGTATTGCTTGGAAGTACATTTCAACTTTTagttgtaatgtaaaaaaaaaaaaagaaagttgcattttaatggtgatttattcatttcaatcaTTTCAAGATACAAGCAGCGAGTTTGGTTATAATTATGAGTTCAATCAATAAAATCAATGCTTATTCTATGAGAGTCAAGTAAAAGCTATTCccattattttttcatgtttgtgtttcatgaaATATGATAATTTCTCATCCAACATTTTTGTgtcacatattattattattatgttcatGTTGTCTTCATTAATAACAATCAACATATGAGCtgacatttcaataaaaacattcaaaatgtcagTAAGCCAAATATTTTGACACCATTTGCATCCTTAGAAACCGAAAAGATTATACagatttaatttaagtaaaataagtcataagtTATAGTTATCCACCCATTTGAAGTAATGCAGCACAAAGAGCTTTACAATGAGTGATAATATTCATACAATGACCATAAAAACAGGGgataaaagattttaaaaaacacagttgaAAGTAAATATAAGATGAAAATAAGCTGAAACAGAAACCATAACataagatggaaaataaaacctgCTGAATAACAGAACCAGTACCTATATATGGATATATGTGGATATTTGAAGATTAGTATTTTGCTTTCTGATGATGTCTGATTTGGTTGCATGGAGAGGTTTGGCTCTTGTCCAGATATATATTTGGTCATGATTAAAGTCTATATACCTCctgaagttacatttttttatggatGTGCAGGACCTTGTGACAGTAGGGGCAGGAATGCTCCACATCCTTGCAAGACTTCACGCAGAAGGGGATGCAACAGCAAGGCCAGCACCTGTGTGGAGTATCAGAACAAAGTCATAACCATACTTAgtcatgtgtgggtgtgtacacTGTGTACACTGTAAATGATTTTAAGGTGGTTCAACTTAAAAGGTTCCCATGCTGCTCTTGAAATTCGAGTTAACTGAACTTAAGCGGACTAATTGGTTCATAGTCGTCTGGTGAGTTTGGTAAATGTGAAACCAACTTAGTTAAGTTTACTGCGCTTGGGAAAACAGtaagatgaagataaaaacaacactttttaaGTTGAATTGACCTGGGTTTTGTGTGTTGGGTTCTGTACTCACAAGAATACTGTTAGCATGGCACAGACATGCCAGGTGTAATAGCCAGTTTTGTAACTGATTTCAGTGACAACAGTGTATTGGCAGTAAGGACACAGCATCTGTCCAGGAAGATCTTCCGGCTTCTCCtgcaccatcatcaccaccacctgGTGCCCTGCTGTGAGCGAGACACCCATCACCCTGTTAACAGCTACAATACAAAAACCTCCTCACCGTCACTGAACGCGAAGATCTCCTACACTGAAAAGAAATGATCTGAGCGGATGTGAATGTAGCataattaattcataattaGACTTGTATCCTTATGAGAAAACATCTAGTTTGAAGTTAATCTGAAGCCATGGGTGTTGTATGTTGAGTAGACCACGTTAACCATGGCTCTGTCAGAAGTTTCTGTTGGAGAACCTGTTAAACCATCTGTTTGGGTGGAGAAAGATCTCTCGTCTATTGTACCACTGAAATATAATTGCAATGATCTTCTCAAGCAACACTCTCACATATGTACCTCAAAATCATTGTAAAATGCTACTTCTGCCTGGTCGACATAAAAACCTTTGCATGTTTGGCATAATATGATGCAAAAAGTtgccttcattttttaaagtagaTGTCCAGGAACATCAGCCGGCAGCTGCTGCATCACCACCACCTGGTTCACTGTGATGAAGAGACACCCATCACCCTTTAACTGCTACAATTAACACCTCCTCACTAACCTGTCACCAAACTGGAAGCTTTCTGACTTGTTCCTATATATTCGGCATATTCAAAGTTTTTTCATCTTGTTAGAAACAGTAGTATAGAGACACTCACCGGGATGTACCACCTGAGGTTGTTGTGCGCTGTACTGGTAAGCAGGTTGTGGCACTGGACATGAGGAGGAGACATTTATCTTGAGGAAGGTTTAAATTATAAACAAGCTGCCATACGGCTTCCACCATATGGACAGAGATAACTGAAGAATAAAGGAGCAACATTCCACTAAAATATGCAGGTAAAATGACTCAGATGAACGTCCCTTATCTCTTACTGGTTTGGATGGTGGGTTGAGGTTGGTAAAATCCCGCGTTGTTGTCTGTAGAGAGACCAGGGTATGGCGGTGCTGGTGCTCCGTAAGGAGGTCCCTGACCCTTTTCCATGATATCTGCTATAGAagcaggaataaaaaaacacctgtacTGGTAAGCAGGTTGTTGAACTGGACATGAGGAAGAGGCATTTATCTTGAGAAAGGTTTAAATTATAAACAAGCTGCCATACTGCTCCAACAACATGGATTAAAATGACAGGATTCTGTTCTGAAGGTCTGTTATCTCTTACTGGTTTGGACGCCATGCTGATGACAGTGTCTCGCGTTGTGGTTCGCCACGGGGCCATTATGCCACGGTGCTGGTACTCCTGGAAGAGGTTCTCTAGGCCTTTCCATGATATCTGCTAAAAagagcaggaaaaagaaaaaaacagagtaagGCCCTGTAATCCAAAAAACAATTCTGATCCCTCTGAAAGAAGTGAAAGGAAGGTGTTGAACGGAGCAGGTTGAGCGGTCTAGACTTGGGTCCAGTTTACAACCCGGTCTGTCCTCTATCTATGTTTGCACcatctcttgtctctctctgaagtGTGAACACTTGCTAAGCAAGTTGGTGATAATTTCAAAGAAATAGGTGCCAGGGTTCCTGGCATACAACTCTCTTGGTGCCAAGTATCAGAGCAAGCTGGTTTggtgacatttttacattaaacagTTACAGGAAGAGGCCTCTTCTCACACATGGCAGAGCATGGACGTTCCTGCTTAGTTGCATACTAACATACTATTCATACTATGAACTAAAATAAAGTATGTAGTGCGTTCCGACTGCATAGTGTGTGGATGTTGTGTATTGCAAGAAATGCCTGGATGGTTTGCAAAAGTACAAGACGGGAGCTTACTGGACGTACTCAACCGCCCCAAAATGCATTGCGGTTCTTCATGCGAACTGCGAGGCTGTCGGCTGTCAACAGAAAGGCAGAATATGACAACATGTGCTTCAcctgctatgacaagtcaaagGTTCTAAAGTAGTTTTCACGGGACACTTAAACCTGATTACAGTAACGCGCAAcaacatgtgtttgtgaatCTGATTGTGTGATTCTGATCAACAATATCACACATTGTTCTTGGTAGCTGAGTGTTACAGCATGTGCCATTTAACTGCTACCTCTCACGATTAGATATATCACACATTAAGAGTGTTTGGCAATTTAAATCTTAACCTAAGATccactttcattttttggggagCTTTCTATGAGTTTTGATAAATTCCATGTGatcatcaataatcattaaCAAGTGGTCAACATAGTCATAGGTTTTTAGTGTCTTTCTGTGGCGTTCGGCTGGTGACATTTCtctgtttgcttgtgttttctgcGTCTGCACTGAATCTGTTTATGTCGGTGAATGTGTTTCTGGGTGCCAGTGTTTTATTCGTTTGCTGCATGTTATTTCTAAAAGCAGCTATCTGAGCCTAATGTTTCATTTGGAGAACAGATGTAATGCTGCTTACCTcgataaaaaacatgaaaagaggGTATGTGAGAGCCTGCTTCTTCCTCTGCAGGGAGCAGATACTTCTGCTTTATTATCTCAAGAGAATTatgtaaaactgtaaaagagACTCAACCTAACTCAAGTTTTTGGATGGTTGATGGACCATGAGGACAGCTCAATCTGAATGTATTACACCGcagattgtttttcttccttacCTCTAgatggcactgcaggatttagGCAAATTTTTCACAATCTTTTAAAGCACCTGGTGTTTTTTAGGaatagcattttattttatggtgttatttatgtttaataaataccATGTATATTGACAGGGATCTGCTTAAGCAGTTTAGATCATATTCTGATGACAGTAcagagattaaaaaatatatataaatatattatattcacaTTACTGTTTGCTCATAGGCAAGCTGCTAATAGTTACATTTtgatctaaaaaatatattctctttaactttttttctaatatgCAATTTCTTATTGACAACATTCAgtcataaagacaaaaaaaaagaatgaaagttACATTTCAACGATGATCAATTGGTGGTTTATTCATTTGAATCATTTCACAATTCAGGTTTATGAGTTGGTTATTATTGTGATAGAAGGCTTTCAACTTTCTCAAGAATGAGTTTAATCAATAAACAGTCTTATTTAAGATGATTATCCTATAAGTTTCATGTAAAAgctattcttattattttttaaatgttagtgtTTCGTCTtcgaaaaaacaaaacattttaggtCAACATATTAAAGAACTTCAATTTCAttagaaacatgaaacatgcCTAAAGTTATGTTAAGAAATGATATGATCATGATAATTAGACTGTTCACATacagattagattagatttagATCACCGGGTAGAAAATAAGAAGAAATCACATCTCTTATGTGATCTACAGATATGTACAGTACAGAGTAATGCCGGTGCAGCCCACATGTTACACAAGTGAGCACAGGGTTCACGGTGACGTCTGATGTGTTTGCATAAAGAGGCTCGGCTCTGGTCACGGTCCTCTTCCGTTGTTGTCACTTCATCAGGGTTGACTCTGTAGTGCTGCTTCACCTGCGTTTATGGATGTGCAGGACGTTGTTACAGGAGGGGCAGGAATGCTCCACATCCTTGCAAGCATCCACGCAGAAAGGGATAAAACAGCAAGGCCAGCACCTGGTGTGGAGTATCAGAAAAGAAGTTAAAATAATacttcatcattcattttaaagcttCCTTTCAACCTAAAATATGCTAGTAAACTGAACTTGTTTAATGAGTTAAGTTTAATGAACTTCAATCACAAATGAAATGTACTTTGAGACATTAAGTTAAATCAATTCTAATATGGTAATCATCTATCTTCACAAACTTAATTTAATGACTCCCAGCAGTACATTTATTCAGCTCATCTTTAAAGGTATTAAAAAAACTTCAGATTAACTTGTGTGTTGGGGGTGTGTGTTGCTTTACTCACAAGAATACTCCCAGTGTGCCACAGATCAGCCAGGTGAGCAGTCCATTTTTGTAATCGATTTTAGTGACGACCGTGTTCCGGCAGTGAGGACACGTCATCTGTCCAGGAACATCAGACGGCAGCTGCTGCATCACCACCACCTGGTTCACTGTGATGAAGAGACACCCATCACCCTTTAACTGCTACAATTAACACCTCCTCACTAACCTGTCACCAAACTGGAAGCTTTCTGACTTGTTCCTATATATTCGGCATATTCAAAGTTTTTTCATCTTGTTAGAAACAGTAGTATAGAGACACTCACCGGGACGTACCACCTGAGGT
Protein-coding sequences here:
- the gprc5bb gene encoding G protein-coupled receptor, class C, group 5, member Bb produces the protein MAVSPVIICLLSLIGYGSSHPSPPPRGCSVDVDPPYRVLCDLESVWGVVLEAVACSGGVASLVLAVLLLVKLRFISDPARRSGMGPLLLLLGTLLGIFSISLAFLVGKNQALCVVRRAFWGPLFALCFSSLLVQGVRLRRLVAGETSPSGSSLAALGLALALVQGIISAEWVLLTVVREGHPACEYPPLDFALTCSYTLGLLLIAMGLSLGVVLCGGEMGAEGGGGSEEDREGEREKRRWKCNAVWLFLSSLASALLWVAWLGFYLYGSQALRGKGKGERFGGGKKDVKVLDEPALAVALVIQGWILLLFHAIPEAHLCLRNPRPSNTQDFFDTSHTAPPPHFGDELPALSHRPFPENQAFSMEEHGATLRSGTYPSSHGSMRPGIAFRGHVYQPTEMALVMNGGTMPTAPVNYTGRRLW
- the LOC129095766 gene encoding LITAF domain-containing protein-like, giving the protein MEKGQGPPYGAPAPPYPGLSTDNNAGFYQPQPTIQTMPQPAYQYSAQQPQVVHPVNQVVVMQQLPADVPGQMLCPYCQYTVVTEISYKTGYYTWHVCAMLTVFLCWPCCCIPFCVKSCKDVEHSCPYCHKVLHIHKKM
- the LOC129096336 gene encoding LITAF domain-containing protein-like, giving the protein MEKGQGPPYGAPAPPYPGLSTDNNAGFYQPQPTIQTMPQPAYQYSAQQPQVVRPVNQVVVMQQLPSDVPGQMTCPHCRNTVVTKIDYKNGLLTWLICGTLGVFLCWPCCFIPFCVDACKDVEHSCPSCNNVLHIHKRR